Proteins from a genomic interval of Sulfurimonas sp. HSL3-2:
- a CDS encoding polyribonucleotide nucleotidyltransferase yields the protein MKYDVNLALTNKEESYSFNDVARQANGAAWLRSGNTVILAAVVIDETEVVEDDFLPLTVQYIEKTYAAGKIPGGFFKRETKPSDFETLTSRIVDRSLRPIFPKGFGHPTQISIMVLSVDEDADLQTLALNAASAALYASDIDISTSVSAVRVAKIDGELKFNPTIKELNNSTFDLYLSGTKDDMLMIEMRSLGSTEVEMSEAPMVDPMLDPALIAQTMQSHSSNAMPEDELIDILAKAQAILKDANTLYEQEFKPFCKTVKPLELKAHHIDEEMVAYVAQKHITDIKAALVQMAKSERSTALRTLRKEILKEKPEWNELDLKNAVETVKRDVVRNMILHDNVRADGRAVNQVRPITIDTNVLPSAHSSCLFTRGQTQALVALTLGGPKDAQMYENLTDSATQNESFMVHYNFPGFSVGEASPIGAPRRRELGHGNLAKRALEPILNDDGQTIRLVSEILESNGSSSMATVCGGYMALRAADIETSDVIAGIAMGMVSEGDKHVILSDIMGLEDHDGDMDFKVTGSREGITAMQMDIKLGGISLEVLKKALYQAKEGRAHILDIMNEAIGKIEFNDGVLPTTSIFHVDPSIIGDIIGQAGKTIREIIEKFEVAIDIDKKVGKVKLSGTNKESLSAAQEHIENIASSAKESKIEYKVGDIVDGKVKKIVDFGAFIELPGGVDGLLHISKVSDTRVERVSDVLSEGDAIKVEILEFKGNKIGLGRAN from the coding sequence TTGAAATACGATGTTAATTTAGCACTGACAAATAAAGAGGAGAGCTACTCATTTAATGATGTAGCACGTCAAGCAAACGGTGCAGCATGGCTTAGAAGCGGCAACACTGTCATACTTGCTGCAGTGGTTATAGATGAGACGGAAGTGGTCGAGGATGATTTCCTGCCATTAACAGTTCAGTATATAGAAAAAACATATGCAGCAGGAAAGATCCCGGGTGGATTTTTTAAACGTGAGACAAAACCGAGTGATTTTGAGACATTGACATCACGTATAGTAGATAGATCTCTTAGACCGATCTTTCCAAAAGGTTTCGGTCATCCGACACAGATCTCTATTATGGTACTGAGTGTCGATGAAGATGCTGACCTTCAAACATTGGCGTTAAATGCAGCTTCTGCTGCTTTATATGCTTCTGACATCGATATATCTACTTCTGTAAGTGCTGTACGTGTTGCAAAGATCGATGGAGAACTGAAGTTCAATCCGACGATAAAAGAGCTTAATAACTCAACATTCGATCTTTATCTTTCAGGTACGAAAGATGATATGCTGATGATAGAGATGAGATCTCTTGGTTCTACTGAAGTCGAGATGAGCGAAGCACCTATGGTCGATCCTATGTTGGATCCGGCACTTATCGCTCAGACAATGCAGAGCCATTCGTCAAATGCGATGCCTGAAGATGAACTGATCGATATCCTGGCAAAAGCACAAGCGATACTAAAAGACGCAAACACTCTTTATGAGCAGGAGTTTAAACCGTTTTGTAAAACGGTAAAACCTTTAGAGTTAAAAGCACACCACATCGATGAAGAGATGGTCGCTTATGTCGCTCAAAAACATATCACTGACATCAAAGCTGCACTTGTACAGATGGCAAAAAGCGAACGCTCGACTGCTCTAAGAACATTAAGAAAAGAGATCTTAAAAGAGAAACCTGAGTGGAATGAACTTGATCTTAAAAATGCAGTTGAGACAGTAAAACGCGATGTGGTAAGAAATATGATCTTACACGATAACGTCCGTGCAGACGGCAGAGCGGTAAATCAGGTCCGTCCTATCACGATAGATACGAACGTACTTCCGTCAGCTCACTCTTCATGTCTGTTTACACGCGGTCAGACACAAGCACTTGTTGCTCTTACACTCGGAGGTCCGAAAGACGCTCAGATGTATGAGAACCTTACAGACTCGGCAACACAAAATGAAAGCTTTATGGTTCACTATAACTTCCCTGGATTTTCTGTAGGTGAGGCTTCACCTATCGGTGCTCCAAGACGTAGAGAACTAGGTCACGGGAACCTTGCCAAACGTGCACTTGAACCGATCTTAAACGATGACGGTCAGACTATACGTCTGGTCTCTGAGATCCTTGAGTCAAACGGTTCATCATCTATGGCGACTGTATGTGGCGGGTATATGGCTCTACGTGCAGCTGATATAGAGACTTCAGATGTGATCGCAGGTATTGCTATGGGAATGGTAAGCGAAGGCGACAAGCATGTAATACTAAGCGATATTATGGGTCTTGAAGATCATGATGGAGATATGGACTTTAAAGTGACGGGTTCAAGAGAGGGTATCACTGCAATGCAGATGGATATCAAACTCGGCGGTATCAGTCTGGAAGTATTGAAAAAAGCTCTTTATCAAGCAAAAGAGGGTCGTGCACATATCCTTGATATCATGAACGAAGCTATCGGAAAGATCGAGTTTAACGATGGTGTTCTGCCTACTACGAGCATCTTTCATGTCGATCCTAGCATCATAGGCGATATCATCGGTCAAGCAGGAAAGACTATACGTGAGATCATCGAGAAGTTTGAAGTAGCCATAGACATAGATAAAAAAGTGGGTAAAGTAAAACTTTCAGGCACAAATAAAGAGTCTCTTTCAGCTGCACAGGAACATATAGAAAACATCGCTTCATCTGCTAAAGAGAGCAAAATAGAGTATAAAGTCGGTGATATAGTCGACGGAAAAGTCAAAAAGATAGTCGATTTCGGTGCATTTATCGAGCTTCCAGGCGGCGTAGACGGACTGCTTCATATATCAAAAGTCTCAGATACAAGAGTCGAAAGAGTCTCTGATGTACTAAGTGAAGGTGATGCTATAAAAGTAGAGATATTAGAATTTAAAGGCAATAAAATAGGTTTAGGACGCGCAAACTAA
- a CDS encoding phosphoribosyltransferase, which yields MKCNKVMLESRESAATRLKDIIPMSQMKSEDWKVIAMSSGGLVIASHLTKKTQNKIDFLFNAPIYAPNNDECEVARVSESEEIVINEELVSSFGIEYDYIYGEAHRKHEDKILSYTYRYRKGRQLIPLKDKIVLLVDEGSETGSKFMLGLKTVLAMQPKAVYIAVPIIPKAVLEALEPLADNIFYIQAIEDYVQTKCYYENLDDVDNETIEKLLGDKN from the coding sequence ATGAAATGTAATAAAGTAATGCTCGAAAGCAGAGAGAGTGCAGCTACAAGACTTAAAGATATTATTCCGATGTCGCAGATGAAAAGTGAAGATTGGAAGGTCATAGCTATGTCCTCAGGCGGTCTTGTCATTGCATCTCACTTGACAAAAAAGACACAGAACAAGATAGACTTTTTGTTTAATGCCCCTATTTATGCTCCAAATAATGACGAGTGTGAAGTGGCTCGGGTCAGCGAAAGCGAAGAGATTGTCATAAATGAGGAGTTAGTCAGCTCTTTTGGGATAGAATATGATTATATTTATGGTGAAGCTCACAGAAAGCATGAAGATAAAATATTAAGTTATACTTATAGGTATAGAAAGGGTAGACAGCTTATACCGTTGAAGGATAAGATCGTTCTACTTGTGGATGAAGGAAGTGAGACGGGATCGAAGTTTATGCTTGGATTAAAAACAGTTCTTGCAATGCAGCCAAAAGCGGTGTATATCGCAGTGCCTATAATCCCGAAAGCTGTTCTTGAAGCCCTTGAACCTTTGGCTGACAATATCTTTTACATCCAAGCGATAGAGGATTATGTCCAAACAAAATGCTATTATGAAAATTTAGATGATGTAGATAATGAGACGATAGAAAAATTACTAGGAGATAAAAATTGA
- a CDS encoding LPS-assembly protein LptD codes for MRKLWLLFILLPLYLLGADKVEIYATNLNNEAGVVKASGDVIVLYKDYYLSAQSAVYDRKNGNLELFGNVRATQGTNYQLLGEYAKLNIADKERVFKPFYMLEQKSQLWLSADEGQIKDKYYDVTAGMISGCNPNKPLWKIKFSSSNYDASDKWMNLYNARLYIYDIPIFYMPYFGYSLDTTRRSGLLIPAFGVSSDEGFYYEQPIYIAVSNWWDLELKPQVRSSRGYGSYETFRFVDSKTSGGSITTGYFKEQQSYVNLNNLAHETHYGVNFKYNNDDFLDRWFGFDLEGQSGIYADINWMNDVDYINLSTADTINNTTSNQILSQINMFYNTDRHYYGVYFKHYLDLSLQSNARTIQKLPTVQYHNYLSTLFDDHLTYNIDLSSVYLYRELGKNALRTSMNIPIGLQTSIADEYINLSYESQLYGEHMTFNGDADKVAGEDPNVYEDGVFLRQYNIFDINTNLTRSYDTVTHTVVLGAQYVKPGSDARYGFYKSRKDECTNDPTSLNCEFYNINDVTEKVGLELSQYLFDERGEQFLYHRLSQQISYATGKGKLGEIENELDYKITKTINYYNDTFYNYDQELVSKTINTIGYNDGSINVNLSYLYKDSFIDPLTPASTPRYTKYLTSSFGYKYNDHYRYFASYNYDVQSAQKKSSEVGFLYSKRCWDFGLRYVENVRPILTAANDASSIEDRYIFFTITLKPIGGSEINYRIPTTVKGQ; via the coding sequence ATGCGTAAACTCTGGCTGCTGTTCATTCTGCTTCCCCTTTATCTTTTGGGTGCCGATAAAGTCGAGATCTATGCGACGAATCTTAATAATGAAGCAGGTGTAGTAAAAGCCAGCGGCGATGTGATCGTCTTATACAAAGACTACTATCTAAGTGCACAAAGTGCCGTTTATGACAGAAAAAACGGTAATCTGGAACTTTTCGGAAATGTCAGAGCCACACAGGGCACAAACTACCAACTTCTTGGTGAATACGCAAAGTTAAATATCGCAGATAAAGAGAGAGTGTTTAAGCCCTTTTATATGCTAGAACAAAAAAGTCAGCTTTGGCTCAGCGCCGACGAAGGGCAGATAAAAGATAAATACTATGATGTGACGGCAGGTATGATATCCGGATGTAATCCAAACAAACCTCTGTGGAAGATAAAGTTCAGTTCATCCAACTATGATGCGAGTGATAAATGGATGAATCTTTATAACGCCAGACTCTATATCTACGATATCCCTATTTTTTACATGCCTTATTTTGGTTATTCTCTCGATACGACGAGACGTTCTGGTCTGCTTATCCCTGCATTTGGAGTTTCAAGCGATGAAGGGTTCTATTATGAACAACCGATCTACATTGCAGTCAGTAACTGGTGGGATCTAGAACTAAAACCGCAAGTGAGAAGTTCACGCGGATACGGTTCATACGAGACATTCAGATTTGTCGATTCTAAGACATCCGGCGGTTCGATCACGACAGGGTACTTTAAAGAGCAGCAAAGTTATGTGAATCTTAACAACCTTGCTCACGAGACTCACTATGGTGTAAATTTCAAATACAATAACGATGATTTTTTAGATAGATGGTTTGGATTTGATCTGGAAGGACAGTCAGGGATCTATGCAGATATCAACTGGATGAACGATGTCGACTATATAAACCTTTCGACTGCAGATACCATCAACAATACTACATCAAACCAGATCCTGTCTCAGATCAATATGTTTTATAATACCGACAGGCATTACTACGGTGTATATTTTAAACACTACTTAGACCTGTCGTTACAAAGCAATGCAAGAACGATACAGAAACTTCCTACAGTACAGTATCACAACTATCTGTCAACATTATTTGACGATCATCTTACATACAACATAGATCTTTCATCCGTATACCTTTACAGAGAACTTGGAAAAAACGCTTTAAGAACGTCTATGAATATTCCTATCGGACTACAGACGTCCATCGCAGACGAGTACATCAATCTAAGCTATGAGTCACAACTTTACGGTGAGCATATGACATTTAACGGAGATGCCGATAAAGTCGCCGGAGAAGATCCGAATGTATATGAAGACGGTGTCTTTTTAAGACAGTACAACATCTTTGATATCAATACGAACCTGACGAGATCATATGATACGGTAACCCATACAGTAGTATTGGGTGCACAATACGTGAAGCCGGGCTCAGATGCAAGATACGGTTTTTATAAATCAAGAAAAGATGAGTGTACAAACGATCCGACCTCTCTTAATTGCGAGTTTTATAATATTAACGATGTAACGGAAAAAGTGGGACTTGAACTTTCACAATATCTATTTGATGAGAGGGGCGAGCAGTTCTTGTATCATAGACTTTCTCAGCAGATATCTTACGCAACGGGAAAAGGAAAGCTCGGTGAGATCGAAAACGAACTTGACTACAAGATAACAAAAACAATAAACTATTATAATGATACATTTTATAATTATGACCAAGAGCTGGTCTCAAAAACGATAAACACGATAGGATACAATGACGGAAGCATCAATGTCAATCTTTCGTATCTCTATAAAGACAGTTTTATAGATCCGTTGACTCCGGCTTCTACACCAAGATATACAAAATATCTGACATCAAGTTTTGGATATAAGTATAATGATCATTATCGTTATTTCGCTTCTTATAATTATGATGTACAATCAGCACAAAAGAAGAGTTCCGAAGTGGGTTTTTTATACTCTAAAAGATGCTGGGACTTTGGACTGAGATATGTAGAAAATGTCAGACCGATACTTACAGCGGCGAACGACGCATCATCTATTGAAGACAGATACATATTTTTTACGATAACGTTAAAACCGATAGGCGGTTCAGAGATAAACTATAGAATCCCGACAACTGTAAAGGGGCAATGA
- a CDS encoding RDD family protein, with the protein MNEEIENLLNREQFALASIQKRALAFFIDEVLLSIVFTVIIWNYVTQATGIEQMIDLTNSFVLEYMAIKIVYQTFFVTMYGASIGKIVAKIRVIEIETLDKPRLVVSFNRAVFRVISEMIFYLGFLWGILNPSRQAWHDLTAKTLVIDA; encoded by the coding sequence ATGAATGAAGAGATTGAAAACCTACTAAATCGTGAGCAGTTCGCATTAGCATCCATCCAAAAACGTGCATTGGCATTTTTTATCGATGAGGTGCTGTTATCGATAGTCTTTACCGTTATTATCTGGAACTATGTTACTCAGGCGACGGGTATTGAGCAGATGATAGATCTGACTAATTCTTTTGTCTTGGAATATATGGCGATCAAGATAGTGTATCAGACTTTTTTTGTGACGATGTATGGAGCCAGTATCGGCAAGATCGTTGCTAAGATAAGAGTAATCGAGATCGAGACTTTAGACAAGCCTAGACTTGTCGTATCGTTTAACAGGGCAGTCTTTAGAGTCATAAGTGAGATGATCTTTTATCTGGGATTTTTGTGGGGGATACTTAATCCTTCAAGACAGGCATGGCATGACCTTACAGCAAAGACTTTGGTGATCGATGCGTAA
- the purD gene encoding phosphoribosylamine--glycine ligase — protein MNILVVGSGGREFSIGRMLKKDSVVEKLYFAPGNGATDSLGENLSIKDYNELADFAKANAIDLTIVGPEAPLVDGIVDIFKAKGLTIFGPSKEAARLEGSKVYMKNFLAKYNIPTARYIETDSIDDAFKFIDTLPTPVVVKADGLCAGKGVIIATTHDEAKIAVSEMLSGKSFGDAGKKVIVEEFLDGYELSMFAICDGKDYILLPAAQDHKRLMDNDEGPNTGGMGAYAPTPLVNEEIYQKVKERVIRPTLDGMQKEGAPFEGVLFIGLMIVNGEPITLEFNVRFGDPECEILMPLMKTPARELFYKAATGKLDELNVEFENKFAVGVVMASGNYPYSDSVPAEIVVDEIVHEDIKENTHISYAGVTKEDGILYATGGRVLVCVGLGDSIKQARDRAYMLCGQVHYVGKKLRTDIAYQAL, from the coding sequence ATGAATATTTTAGTTGTTGGTAGCGGTGGACGCGAATTCTCGATTGGGCGTATGCTTAAAAAAGATTCTGTAGTTGAAAAACTGTATTTTGCTCCAGGAAACGGTGCTACTGACTCTTTAGGAGAAAACCTTTCGATTAAAGATTACAATGAACTCGCGGACTTTGCAAAAGCAAACGCTATCGATCTTACGATCGTAGGACCTGAAGCACCTTTGGTAGACGGTATAGTAGATATTTTTAAAGCAAAAGGGCTGACGATATTCGGACCGAGCAAAGAAGCGGCACGCTTAGAGGGCTCAAAAGTCTATATGAAAAACTTCTTGGCAAAATACAATATCCCTACGGCACGTTATATCGAGACAGATTCGATTGATGATGCATTCAAGTTTATCGACACACTTCCGACACCGGTCGTCGTAAAAGCTGACGGTCTTTGTGCAGGTAAGGGCGTTATCATAGCTACGACTCACGATGAGGCAAAAATAGCGGTCTCTGAGATGCTAAGCGGAAAAAGTTTCGGCGATGCAGGAAAAAAAGTGATCGTCGAGGAGTTCCTGGACGGTTATGAACTTTCTATGTTCGCGATCTGTGACGGAAAAGATTATATCCTTCTTCCTGCGGCACAAGACCATAAACGTCTTATGGATAACGATGAAGGTCCAAATACAGGCGGGATGGGTGCATACGCTCCGACTCCTTTGGTAAACGAAGAGATCTACCAAAAAGTAAAAGAGAGAGTGATCCGTCCTACGTTAGACGGGATGCAAAAAGAGGGAGCACCTTTTGAAGGTGTACTTTTCATCGGTCTTATGATCGTAAACGGCGAGCCTATCACGTTAGAGTTCAATGTCCGTTTCGGCGATCCTGAGTGTGAGATCCTTATGCCTCTTATGAAGACTCCTGCACGTGAGCTTTTCTATAAAGCTGCAACAGGTAAGCTTGACGAGTTAAACGTAGAGTTTGAAAACAAGTTTGCAGTCGGTGTCGTAATGGCAAGCGGAAACTATCCGTACTCCGACTCTGTTCCTGCGGAGATAGTAGTCGATGAGATCGTTCATGAAGATATCAAAGAAAATACACATATCTCTTATGCCGGTGTGACAAAAGAGGACGGTATCCTTTATGCGACAGGCGGACGTGTCTTAGTCTGTGTCGGTTTGGGTGACTCTATAAAACAAGCCAGAGATAGAGCATATATGCTTTGCGGGCAAGTACATTATGTAGGCAAAAAGCTTCGTACGGATATAGCATATCAGGCACTTTAA
- a CDS encoding pyridoxal phosphate-dependent aminotransferase family protein, protein MNYYTNELKALKKSNRYRTREIVDYSLKDFASNDYLGLSSNKELHTLTCNELASAPVHSPKASLLVNGYHQIHKDFETTLCEVNGFEDAVVLGSGFNANIALIESLVRKNDTLFMDEKFHASGVLASNLNELHVKFFKHNDADELKQLLQNSDAKRKIVAVEGIYSMDGDLMNREIFEICDKEDAILIVDEAHSSGVVGENLMGVYDLFDIDIKPNHIKMGTLGKAYGSFGAYILASAHIIEYLINRAKPVIYATSLSLYDTLLAHNSLKYILQNRESLTKEIKERQKIAKELLHVETPSLIIPIIIGDNKKVVSIKDELRKDGFIIGAIRQPTVESAILRIIARVDDDISVFEELCKKVKGLLDENI, encoded by the coding sequence ATGAATTACTACACAAATGAGCTAAAAGCGCTTAAAAAATCAAACCGTTACAGAACAAGAGAAATCGTTGATTATAGTTTAAAGGATTTTGCTTCAAACGACTACCTTGGGCTTTCATCAAACAAAGAGCTTCACACCCTTACATGTAATGAACTTGCATCTGCTCCCGTTCATTCACCAAAAGCATCTTTACTGGTTAACGGGTATCACCAGATACACAAAGATTTTGAAACGACATTATGTGAAGTAAACGGATTTGAAGACGCTGTAGTTTTAGGGAGCGGGTTTAATGCAAATATCGCACTTATAGAGAGTCTGGTAAGAAAAAACGACACTCTTTTTATGGATGAGAAGTTTCACGCTTCAGGTGTGCTTGCCAGCAATCTAAACGAGTTACATGTAAAATTCTTCAAACATAACGATGCAGATGAGTTAAAACAGCTTTTGCAAAACTCCGATGCAAAAAGAAAGATAGTCGCGGTCGAAGGGATCTACTCAATGGACGGTGATCTGATGAACAGAGAGATATTTGAGATCTGTGATAAAGAGGATGCCATACTCATCGTAGATGAAGCTCACAGTAGCGGAGTCGTAGGTGAAAATCTTATGGGTGTATATGACCTTTTTGATATAGATATAAAACCAAACCATATCAAGATGGGGACGCTTGGAAAAGCGTACGGAAGTTTCGGTGCTTATATACTTGCATCGGCACATATTATAGAGTATCTTATTAACCGTGCAAAACCCGTTATCTACGCGACTTCCCTTTCATTGTATGACACTCTGTTAGCACATAACTCGCTAAAATATATCTTGCAAAACAGAGAAAGCTTGACAAAAGAGATAAAAGAGCGTCAAAAGATCGCCAAAGAGCTCTTACATGTAGAGACACCCTCTTTAATAATCCCGATCATAATCGGCGACAATAAAAAAGTGGTGAGCATAAAAGATGAACTTCGTAAAGATGGTTTTATCATCGGTGCTATAAGACAGCCCACGGTTGAGAGTGCGATATTGCGCATCATTGCGAGAGTCGATGATGATATCTCCGTATTTGAGGAGCTATGTAAAAAAGTAAAAGGGCTTTTAGATGAAAATATCTAA
- a CDS encoding ATP-binding cassette domain-containing protein has translation MKISKLYITLKEDTLVDIDFNINSSLALVGQSGSGKSLTIKALLNMLPNEMRSKLEVESSFDLVAGDTIGFVPQNPFTALSPLTKIKDQIFVPFDEIKKLFDQVNLDIALLDRYPPELSGGQLQRVIIAISLSCYPKLLLLDEPTTALDPQTRVTIIDLIKSLQKEFGFKLLFVTHDMSSAKLLCEEICVIKNGKVIEFGKMADVLQDPQDNYTKTLIEANFANRKYRE, from the coding sequence ATGAAAATATCTAAACTTTATATCACACTCAAAGAGGATACTTTAGTCGATATAGATTTTAATATAAACTCATCTTTAGCTCTTGTAGGCCAAAGCGGCAGCGGAAAAAGTCTTACGATCAAAGCACTTTTAAATATGCTGCCAAATGAGATGAGATCAAAACTGGAAGTAGAGAGCAGTTTTGATCTTGTAGCCGGCGATACCATAGGTTTTGTCCCTCAGAATCCTTTTACCGCTCTTTCACCTCTGACAAAGATAAAAGATCAGATATTCGTACCTTTTGATGAGATAAAAAAACTTTTTGATCAGGTAAATCTGGATATCGCTCTTTTAGACAGGTACCCGCCGGAACTTTCAGGCGGACAGCTACAGCGTGTAATAATAGCCATATCGCTTAGCTGCTATCCAAAGCTTCTGCTCCTTGATGAGCCGACCACTGCACTTGACCCGCAGACGAGGGTTACGATCATCGATCTGATCAAGAGTCTCCAAAAGGAGTTTGGTTTTAAACTCCTTTTTGTCACTCACGATATGAGTTCCGCAAAACTTTTATGTGAGGAGATATGTGTCATTAAAAACGGAAAGGTCATAGAATTTGGTAAAATGGCAGATGTATTACAAGATCCACAAGACAACTATACAAAAACACTCATAGAAGCAAACTTTGCAAATAGGAAATATCGCGAATGA